Within the Desulfovibrio sp. X2 genome, the region CTGCGCGACTCGAGCCGCGGCGGCTAGCCGCGGCCCGGGCCGGGCGACGCCTGCCCGGAAATCGCCAAAAAATCTCGGATCGAACGCGAAGGGATGCGCCTTAGGGGCGCACGGGGAGGTCCTGCGCCAAGGGCCCCGGGAAGGTCGCGGCCACGTGGCGCGCGGCCACCACGCGGCCCGCGGCGCAGGCCACGAACTCGTTCAGCTCGGGCAGCGAGGTCTGGGCGTTGAAGCGGCCGAGGTGCGGCCCGGTGGGCAGGGAGATGTCCTCGCGGCCCTGCTCCAGCGCGCGGGCGCGCGCGGGCTCCATGCCGCGCGAGACGAGGAAGGCCTCGAAGCCCGCGCGGTCCAGCCGCCCCTGGTCCTCCACGCGGAAGAGCTCGTCCATGTAGCGGTCCACGCCCATCTCCTCGGCCATGCGCGCGGCCAGGTGCGCCGCGTCGAAGGGCAGCGCGCCCGTGTGCGGCCTGCCCGAGAAGCCGTGGCAGAGCTCGCGGAATATCCCGCCCAGGAGTCCGGCCAGGAAGTCCTCGTCGAAGAGGTGGCGCGCGTCGGCCGGGCGGCCTTCCGCGTCCTGGCCGCGAAGCGCCCGGTCGCCCGCGCGAAACCAGCTTCCGGCCACGAGCAGCAGGCCGAGGAGCGCGTTGCCCAGCGCCTTGTAGAGGGACTGGCCGCCGCCGCGAAGCGCCCGCAGGTGCTCCAGGTCGCGCAGGCCTGAGGCGCCGAAGTTCGGGTGGCGGCAGGAGCCCAGCCACTGGTCCAGCCGCCCCATGCGCCGCCAGTCGTAGACGCCCTGGTCGCCGCGCCGCCCCTGCGCCGTGCGGTTGTGGAAGAGCGGGATGGGGTCGTCGTGCACGATGCCGCGCCCCGCCAGCGCGCCGAAGAGGTGCGCGGCGCGCGGCAGCATCTCGGCCAGCTCCGCGCGGCCTGGCCTGCCGCCCCCGGGCAG harbors:
- a CDS encoding SidJ-related pseudokinase, which encodes MHYFPDVDPATRAVQRDFTVTWLNARELRAEAEREGAALPERSLYALETILTNFAHDAQRNAHHLYREAAQGLACLLRPGTPGPLAARALSVLDAMLREGTRKARLAVAGVLGGLPAAPAGRGVSPCDPAAAPETDAAALCALAGVPAGADARTAPRREGRSLVWKTSSGELLVVKRARADEDGAGLALEAAWMERLAGESFAVRFEVPRPLSVHGCPLLRLRGAPGEDGAPEAGLHPEGLALAFLAPAGYFHYPNELPGGGRPGRAELAEMLPRAAHLFGALAGRGIVHDDPIPLFHNRTAQGRRGDQGVYDWRRMGRLDQWLGSCRHPNFGASGLRDLEHLRALRGGGQSLYKALGNALLGLLLVAGSWFRAGDRALRGQDAEGRPADARHLFDEDFLAGLLGGIFRELCHGFSGRPHTGALPFDAAHLAARMAEEMGVDRYMDELFRVEDQGRLDRAGFEAFLVSRGMEPARARALEQGREDISLPTGPHLGRFNAQTSLPELNEFVACAAGRVVAARHVAATFPGPLAQDLPVRP